The following are from one region of the Brassica napus cultivar Da-Ae unplaced genomic scaffold, Da-Ae ScsIHWf_1723;HRSCAF=2352, whole genome shotgun sequence genome:
- the LOC125598495 gene encoding protein argonaute 2-like isoform X1 has product MERGRYRGGRGGDGRGRSGGDRGRGYGAGGGGDRGRGYGARGGDFGNRGQSSGGSGGGYDRNQEEVRSQSQWGPPPGHGGRGAQSQQQAVQQPPQAQVSQPGGVGRGAWGRKPQISSDTAAAVPPSSPSTVSVSETAREASSSSSVQVASTERKTPMRRPDKGGVVAVRRVNLLVNHFRVHIDPETVIKHYDVDIKPEISTKKISRFELSMVRDKLFTDNPGEFPLAMTAYDGQKNIFSAAQLPTGSYKVDFPETEETRARSYTFTIKQVNELMLRDLREYMTGGSSLNPRDVLQGMDVVMKEHPSKSMITVGKSFFTRETKSDDDDLGFGLAAAKGYRHALKPTAQGLSLCLDYSVLAFRKSMSVIEYLKHYFDWSDLQRQFNRRDVEMELTGLKVTVTHRKNKQKLTIVGLSRKDTKDEGFELIDEKGNEPPRKTSIVEYFRIKYGKDIVHKNIPCLDLGKNGRQNLVPMELCILVEGQVYPKERLGRNSALWLKTLSLVNPQQRRRNILKMIESNDGPSGGEIIGNFGMKVDTEMTPVVGRVLKAPALKLAERGKPVREEPGRNNQWNLMKKGVTRGSVVKHWAVLDFTASERNTNSRMADNFVGLLINRCKTLGMQLRDPIIFKSARMNLLSNANALEDLLRQVIDEAKHNHGGARPTLVLCAMSGRVDGYKTLKWIAETKLGLVTQCFLTNSASRGGDQYLANLALKINAKVGGSNVELMDSGYSFFKREDEVMFIGADVNHPAARDTTSPSIVAVVGTLNWPEANRYAARVIAQPRRKEEIQGFGDTCFELVKAHYQVTRKRPNKIVIFRDGVSDGQFDMVLNRELLDVKLTFERDNYFPKITVIVAQKRHQTRFFPDTPNDGSDKGNVPSGTVVDTKVIHPFEYDFYLCSHHGGIGTSKPTHYYALWDELDFTSDQMQKLIFDMCFTFTRCTKPVSLVPPVYYADMVAFRGRIYHEASSREKNIRQPRGAPPPPADSLSALTLEDKAIFKLHKELENVMFFV; this is encoded by the exons ATGGAGAGAGGTCGTTACCGTGGAGGTCGTGGAGGTGATGGCCGTGGCAGAAGCGGCGGAGATCGCGGTCGTGGCTATGGAGCTGGCGGCGGAGGAGATCGAGGTCGTGGTTATGGAGCTCGCGGCGGCGATTTTGGAAATCGTGGACAGAGTTCCGGTGGAAGTGGTGGTGGATACGATCGGAATCAAGAGGAAGTCCGAAGCCAGAGTCAGTGGGGACCACCGCCGGGTCACGGTGGCCGTGGGGCACAGTCGCAGCAACAGGCGGTCCAACAACCGCCACAGGCTCAAGTGAGTCAACCAGGAGGCGTCGGCAGAGGCGCGTGGGGTCGTAAGCCACAGATTTCTTCAGATACGGCGGCGGCTGTCCCGCCTTCTTCTCCGTCAACCGTCTCAGTTTCTGAAACGGCTCGTG aagcttcttcttcttcttcggttcAAGTTGCTTCTACCGAGAGGAAAACACCAATGAGACGTCCTGATAAAGGCGGTGTTGTTGCTGTGCGTCGTGTAAACCTCTTGGTCAACCACTTCCGAGTCCACATTGATCCCGAAACTGTCATTAAGCATTACGATGTTGACATCAAACCAGAAATTTCCACTAAGAAGATATCTAGGTTCGAGCTTTCCATGGTCAGGGACAAGCTGTTCACCGACAATCCCGGCGAGTTTCCACTCGCCATGACCGCCTATGATGGTCAGAAGAATATCTTCAGCGCAGCGCAACTGCCTACTGGTTCTTATAAGGTGGATTTTCCCGAGACGGAAGAGACGAGAGCTCGAAGCTATACGTTCACCATCAAGCAGGTGAATGAGCTCATGCTCCGTGACTTGAGAGAGTACATGACAGGGGGCTCGTCTCTCAACCCTCGTGATGTACTTCAAGGGATGGATGTTGTGATGAAGGAGCATCCTTCAAAGTCTATGATAACCGTCGGTAAAAGCTTCTTCACCCGCGAGACTAAGAGCGATGATGATGACTTAGGTTTCGGTCTTGCTGCTGCCAAAGGATACAGACACGCTCTGAAGCCGACAGCGCAAGGTTTATCCTTGTGCTTGGACTACTCGGTGTTGGCGTTCCGGAAGTCCATGTCTGTCATCGAGTATCTGAAACATTACTTTGACTGGTCTGATTTGCAGCGTCAGTTCAACAGACGCGATGTGGAAATGGAATTGACTGGGTTGAAAGTCACTGTCACTCACCGGAAGAACAAACAGAAACTCACCATTGTAGGACTGAGTAGGAAAGACACTAAAGACGAAGGATTCGAGCTAATCGATGAAAAGGGGAATGAGCCGCCGAGGAAGACGTCCATTGTTGAGTATTTCAGGATTAAGTATGGAAAAGACATTGTTCACAAGAACATTCCCTGCTTGGATTTGGGTAAAAACGGACGGCAAAACTTGGTGCCCATGGAGCTGTGCATTTTGGTTGAAGGACAGGTTTACCCAAAGGAACGCTTGGGTAGAAATTCAGCCTTGTGGTTGAAAACGCTGTCACTAGTGAATCCACAGCAAAGGCGGAGGAATATACTCAAGATGATAGAGTCCAATGATGGTCCTAGCGGTGGAGAGATTATTGGCAACTTTGGGATGAAAGTCGATACAGAGATGACACCTGTGGTAGGTCGTGTTCTCAAGGCTCCGGCGTTGAAGTTGGCAGAGAGAGGCAAACCTGTCCGTGAGGAACCGGGACGTAACAATCAATGGAACCTTATGAAGAAGGGAGTCACGAGGGGTTCAGTAGTCAAGCATTGGGCTGTTCTTGACTTCACTGCCTCTGAGAGGAACACCAACTCCAGGATGGCTGACAACTTTGTGGGCCTGCTTATTAATCGTTGTAAGACACTTGGGATGCAGCTGAGGGATCCCATCATTTTCAAATCAGCAAGAATGAATTTGCTTTCTAATGCTAATGCTCTCGAGGATTTGCTTCGACAAGTGATTGACGAGGCTAAGCATAACCATGGTGGGGCTCGCCCAACTCTTGTTCTGTGTGCTATGTCTGGGAGGGTTGATGGCTACAAGACTCTCAAATGGATAGCCGAGACCAAGCTTGGTCTGGTGACTCAGTGTTTCTTGACCAATTCCGCCAGTAGAGGAGGTGACCAGTATCTGGCAAATCTCGCCCTCAAGATCAATGCAAAAGTTGGCGGAAGTAATGTTGAGCTGATGGATAGTGGCTACTCTTTCTTCAAAAGAGAGGACGAGGTCATGTTCATTGGTGCTGACGTCAACCATCCTGCTGCTCGAGACACGACGAGCCCCTCCATTGTTGCTGTTGTGGGCACTCTAAACTGGCCTGAAGCTAACCGTTACGCAGCTAGAGTCATTGCACAGCCTCGCCGGAAAGAGGAGATTCAAGGATTTGGTGACACGTGCTTTGAGCTTGTTAAAGCTCATTATCAGGTCACAAGGAAACGGCCTAACAAGATTGTTATCTTCCGTGATGGTGTCAGTGATGGTCAGTTCGACATGGTTCTTAATCGTGAGTTGCTTGATGTGAAGCTTACTTTTGAGAGGGACAACTACTTCCCCAAGATTACTGTAATCGTGGCGCAGAAACGTCATCAAACCCGTTTCTTCCCTGATACACCCAATGACGGAAGTGACAAGGGAAATGTTCCTTCAGGTACGGTGGTCGATACCAAAGTCATCCACCCGTTTGAGTACGATTTCTACCTCTGCAGTCACCATGGAGGCATAGGGACAAGCAAGCCCACTCATTATTATGCCCTTTGGGACGAACTCGACTTCACTTCAGATCAGATGCAGAAGCTTATCTTCGACATGTGCTTCACTTTCACTCGCTGCACCAAACCTGTGTCTCTCGTTCCTCCAGTCTACTATGCGGACATGGTCGCATTTAGAGGAAGAATTTACCACGAGGCGAGTTCACGGGAGAAGAACATTAGGCAGCCACGAGGAGCGCCTCCCCCACCGGCCGATTCACTTTCTGCTCTGACTTTGGAGGACAAAGCAATATTCAAGTTGCACAAGGAGCTTGAGAACGTTATGTTCTTTGTCtga
- the LOC125598495 gene encoding protein argonaute 2-like isoform X3: MTNPEEASSSSSVQVASTERKTPMRRPDKGGVVAVRRVNLLVNHFRVHIDPETVIKHYDVDIKPEISTKKISRFELSMVRDKLFTDNPGEFPLAMTAYDGQKNIFSAAQLPTGSYKVDFPETEETRARSYTFTIKQVNELMLRDLREYMTGGSSLNPRDVLQGMDVVMKEHPSKSMITVGKSFFTRETKSDDDDLGFGLAAAKGYRHALKPTAQGLSLCLDYSVLAFRKSMSVIEYLKHYFDWSDLQRQFNRRDVEMELTGLKVTVTHRKNKQKLTIVGLSRKDTKDEGFELIDEKGNEPPRKTSIVEYFRIKYGKDIVHKNIPCLDLGKNGRQNLVPMELCILVEGQVYPKERLGRNSALWLKTLSLVNPQQRRRNILKMIESNDGPSGGEIIGNFGMKVDTEMTPVVGRVLKAPALKLAERGKPVREEPGRNNQWNLMKKGVTRGSVVKHWAVLDFTASERNTNSRMADNFVGLLINRCKTLGMQLRDPIIFKSARMNLLSNANALEDLLRQVIDEAKHNHGGARPTLVLCAMSGRVDGYKTLKWIAETKLGLVTQCFLTNSASRGGDQYLANLALKINAKVGGSNVELMDSGYSFFKREDEVMFIGADVNHPAARDTTSPSIVAVVGTLNWPEANRYAARVIAQPRRKEEIQGFGDTCFELVKAHYQVTRKRPNKIVIFRDGVSDGQFDMVLNRELLDVKLTFERDNYFPKITVIVAQKRHQTRFFPDTPNDGSDKGNVPSGTVVDTKVIHPFEYDFYLCSHHGGIGTSKPTHYYALWDELDFTSDQMQKLIFDMCFTFTRCTKPVSLVPPVYYADMVAFRGRIYHEASSREKNIRQPRGAPPPPADSLSALTLEDKAIFKLHKELENVMFFV, encoded by the coding sequence atgaCGAATCCGgaagaagcttcttcttcttcttcggttcAAGTTGCTTCTACCGAGAGGAAAACACCAATGAGACGTCCTGATAAAGGCGGTGTTGTTGCTGTGCGTCGTGTAAACCTCTTGGTCAACCACTTCCGAGTCCACATTGATCCCGAAACTGTCATTAAGCATTACGATGTTGACATCAAACCAGAAATTTCCACTAAGAAGATATCTAGGTTCGAGCTTTCCATGGTCAGGGACAAGCTGTTCACCGACAATCCCGGCGAGTTTCCACTCGCCATGACCGCCTATGATGGTCAGAAGAATATCTTCAGCGCAGCGCAACTGCCTACTGGTTCTTATAAGGTGGATTTTCCCGAGACGGAAGAGACGAGAGCTCGAAGCTATACGTTCACCATCAAGCAGGTGAATGAGCTCATGCTCCGTGACTTGAGAGAGTACATGACAGGGGGCTCGTCTCTCAACCCTCGTGATGTACTTCAAGGGATGGATGTTGTGATGAAGGAGCATCCTTCAAAGTCTATGATAACCGTCGGTAAAAGCTTCTTCACCCGCGAGACTAAGAGCGATGATGATGACTTAGGTTTCGGTCTTGCTGCTGCCAAAGGATACAGACACGCTCTGAAGCCGACAGCGCAAGGTTTATCCTTGTGCTTGGACTACTCGGTGTTGGCGTTCCGGAAGTCCATGTCTGTCATCGAGTATCTGAAACATTACTTTGACTGGTCTGATTTGCAGCGTCAGTTCAACAGACGCGATGTGGAAATGGAATTGACTGGGTTGAAAGTCACTGTCACTCACCGGAAGAACAAACAGAAACTCACCATTGTAGGACTGAGTAGGAAAGACACTAAAGACGAAGGATTCGAGCTAATCGATGAAAAGGGGAATGAGCCGCCGAGGAAGACGTCCATTGTTGAGTATTTCAGGATTAAGTATGGAAAAGACATTGTTCACAAGAACATTCCCTGCTTGGATTTGGGTAAAAACGGACGGCAAAACTTGGTGCCCATGGAGCTGTGCATTTTGGTTGAAGGACAGGTTTACCCAAAGGAACGCTTGGGTAGAAATTCAGCCTTGTGGTTGAAAACGCTGTCACTAGTGAATCCACAGCAAAGGCGGAGGAATATACTCAAGATGATAGAGTCCAATGATGGTCCTAGCGGTGGAGAGATTATTGGCAACTTTGGGATGAAAGTCGATACAGAGATGACACCTGTGGTAGGTCGTGTTCTCAAGGCTCCGGCGTTGAAGTTGGCAGAGAGAGGCAAACCTGTCCGTGAGGAACCGGGACGTAACAATCAATGGAACCTTATGAAGAAGGGAGTCACGAGGGGTTCAGTAGTCAAGCATTGGGCTGTTCTTGACTTCACTGCCTCTGAGAGGAACACCAACTCCAGGATGGCTGACAACTTTGTGGGCCTGCTTATTAATCGTTGTAAGACACTTGGGATGCAGCTGAGGGATCCCATCATTTTCAAATCAGCAAGAATGAATTTGCTTTCTAATGCTAATGCTCTCGAGGATTTGCTTCGACAAGTGATTGACGAGGCTAAGCATAACCATGGTGGGGCTCGCCCAACTCTTGTTCTGTGTGCTATGTCTGGGAGGGTTGATGGCTACAAGACTCTCAAATGGATAGCCGAGACCAAGCTTGGTCTGGTGACTCAGTGTTTCTTGACCAATTCCGCCAGTAGAGGAGGTGACCAGTATCTGGCAAATCTCGCCCTCAAGATCAATGCAAAAGTTGGCGGAAGTAATGTTGAGCTGATGGATAGTGGCTACTCTTTCTTCAAAAGAGAGGACGAGGTCATGTTCATTGGTGCTGACGTCAACCATCCTGCTGCTCGAGACACGACGAGCCCCTCCATTGTTGCTGTTGTGGGCACTCTAAACTGGCCTGAAGCTAACCGTTACGCAGCTAGAGTCATTGCACAGCCTCGCCGGAAAGAGGAGATTCAAGGATTTGGTGACACGTGCTTTGAGCTTGTTAAAGCTCATTATCAGGTCACAAGGAAACGGCCTAACAAGATTGTTATCTTCCGTGATGGTGTCAGTGATGGTCAGTTCGACATGGTTCTTAATCGTGAGTTGCTTGATGTGAAGCTTACTTTTGAGAGGGACAACTACTTCCCCAAGATTACTGTAATCGTGGCGCAGAAACGTCATCAAACCCGTTTCTTCCCTGATACACCCAATGACGGAAGTGACAAGGGAAATGTTCCTTCAGGTACGGTGGTCGATACCAAAGTCATCCACCCGTTTGAGTACGATTTCTACCTCTGCAGTCACCATGGAGGCATAGGGACAAGCAAGCCCACTCATTATTATGCCCTTTGGGACGAACTCGACTTCACTTCAGATCAGATGCAGAAGCTTATCTTCGACATGTGCTTCACTTTCACTCGCTGCACCAAACCTGTGTCTCTCGTTCCTCCAGTCTACTATGCGGACATGGTCGCATTTAGAGGAAGAATTTACCACGAGGCGAGTTCACGGGAGAAGAACATTAGGCAGCCACGAGGAGCGCCTCCCCCACCGGCCGATTCACTTTCTGCTCTGACTTTGGAGGACAAAGCAATATTCAAGTTGCACAAGGAGCTTGAGAACGTTATGTTCTTTGTCtga
- the LOC125598495 gene encoding protein argonaute 2-like isoform X2 — translation MERGRYRGGRGGDGRGRSGGDRGRGYGAGGGGDRGRGYGARGGDFGNRGQSSGGSGGGYDRNQEEVRSQSQWGPPPGHGGRGAQSQQQAVQQPPQAQVSQPGGVGRGAWGRKPQISSDTAAAVPPSSPSTVSVSETARASSSSSVQVASTERKTPMRRPDKGGVVAVRRVNLLVNHFRVHIDPETVIKHYDVDIKPEISTKKISRFELSMVRDKLFTDNPGEFPLAMTAYDGQKNIFSAAQLPTGSYKVDFPETEETRARSYTFTIKQVNELMLRDLREYMTGGSSLNPRDVLQGMDVVMKEHPSKSMITVGKSFFTRETKSDDDDLGFGLAAAKGYRHALKPTAQGLSLCLDYSVLAFRKSMSVIEYLKHYFDWSDLQRQFNRRDVEMELTGLKVTVTHRKNKQKLTIVGLSRKDTKDEGFELIDEKGNEPPRKTSIVEYFRIKYGKDIVHKNIPCLDLGKNGRQNLVPMELCILVEGQVYPKERLGRNSALWLKTLSLVNPQQRRRNILKMIESNDGPSGGEIIGNFGMKVDTEMTPVVGRVLKAPALKLAERGKPVREEPGRNNQWNLMKKGVTRGSVVKHWAVLDFTASERNTNSRMADNFVGLLINRCKTLGMQLRDPIIFKSARMNLLSNANALEDLLRQVIDEAKHNHGGARPTLVLCAMSGRVDGYKTLKWIAETKLGLVTQCFLTNSASRGGDQYLANLALKINAKVGGSNVELMDSGYSFFKREDEVMFIGADVNHPAARDTTSPSIVAVVGTLNWPEANRYAARVIAQPRRKEEIQGFGDTCFELVKAHYQVTRKRPNKIVIFRDGVSDGQFDMVLNRELLDVKLTFERDNYFPKITVIVAQKRHQTRFFPDTPNDGSDKGNVPSGTVVDTKVIHPFEYDFYLCSHHGGIGTSKPTHYYALWDELDFTSDQMQKLIFDMCFTFTRCTKPVSLVPPVYYADMVAFRGRIYHEASSREKNIRQPRGAPPPPADSLSALTLEDKAIFKLHKELENVMFFV, via the exons ATGGAGAGAGGTCGTTACCGTGGAGGTCGTGGAGGTGATGGCCGTGGCAGAAGCGGCGGAGATCGCGGTCGTGGCTATGGAGCTGGCGGCGGAGGAGATCGAGGTCGTGGTTATGGAGCTCGCGGCGGCGATTTTGGAAATCGTGGACAGAGTTCCGGTGGAAGTGGTGGTGGATACGATCGGAATCAAGAGGAAGTCCGAAGCCAGAGTCAGTGGGGACCACCGCCGGGTCACGGTGGCCGTGGGGCACAGTCGCAGCAACAGGCGGTCCAACAACCGCCACAGGCTCAAGTGAGTCAACCAGGAGGCGTCGGCAGAGGCGCGTGGGGTCGTAAGCCACAGATTTCTTCAGATACGGCGGCGGCTGTCCCGCCTTCTTCTCCGTCAACCGTCTCAGTTTCTGAAACGGCTCGTG cttcttcttcttcttcggttcAAGTTGCTTCTACCGAGAGGAAAACACCAATGAGACGTCCTGATAAAGGCGGTGTTGTTGCTGTGCGTCGTGTAAACCTCTTGGTCAACCACTTCCGAGTCCACATTGATCCCGAAACTGTCATTAAGCATTACGATGTTGACATCAAACCAGAAATTTCCACTAAGAAGATATCTAGGTTCGAGCTTTCCATGGTCAGGGACAAGCTGTTCACCGACAATCCCGGCGAGTTTCCACTCGCCATGACCGCCTATGATGGTCAGAAGAATATCTTCAGCGCAGCGCAACTGCCTACTGGTTCTTATAAGGTGGATTTTCCCGAGACGGAAGAGACGAGAGCTCGAAGCTATACGTTCACCATCAAGCAGGTGAATGAGCTCATGCTCCGTGACTTGAGAGAGTACATGACAGGGGGCTCGTCTCTCAACCCTCGTGATGTACTTCAAGGGATGGATGTTGTGATGAAGGAGCATCCTTCAAAGTCTATGATAACCGTCGGTAAAAGCTTCTTCACCCGCGAGACTAAGAGCGATGATGATGACTTAGGTTTCGGTCTTGCTGCTGCCAAAGGATACAGACACGCTCTGAAGCCGACAGCGCAAGGTTTATCCTTGTGCTTGGACTACTCGGTGTTGGCGTTCCGGAAGTCCATGTCTGTCATCGAGTATCTGAAACATTACTTTGACTGGTCTGATTTGCAGCGTCAGTTCAACAGACGCGATGTGGAAATGGAATTGACTGGGTTGAAAGTCACTGTCACTCACCGGAAGAACAAACAGAAACTCACCATTGTAGGACTGAGTAGGAAAGACACTAAAGACGAAGGATTCGAGCTAATCGATGAAAAGGGGAATGAGCCGCCGAGGAAGACGTCCATTGTTGAGTATTTCAGGATTAAGTATGGAAAAGACATTGTTCACAAGAACATTCCCTGCTTGGATTTGGGTAAAAACGGACGGCAAAACTTGGTGCCCATGGAGCTGTGCATTTTGGTTGAAGGACAGGTTTACCCAAAGGAACGCTTGGGTAGAAATTCAGCCTTGTGGTTGAAAACGCTGTCACTAGTGAATCCACAGCAAAGGCGGAGGAATATACTCAAGATGATAGAGTCCAATGATGGTCCTAGCGGTGGAGAGATTATTGGCAACTTTGGGATGAAAGTCGATACAGAGATGACACCTGTGGTAGGTCGTGTTCTCAAGGCTCCGGCGTTGAAGTTGGCAGAGAGAGGCAAACCTGTCCGTGAGGAACCGGGACGTAACAATCAATGGAACCTTATGAAGAAGGGAGTCACGAGGGGTTCAGTAGTCAAGCATTGGGCTGTTCTTGACTTCACTGCCTCTGAGAGGAACACCAACTCCAGGATGGCTGACAACTTTGTGGGCCTGCTTATTAATCGTTGTAAGACACTTGGGATGCAGCTGAGGGATCCCATCATTTTCAAATCAGCAAGAATGAATTTGCTTTCTAATGCTAATGCTCTCGAGGATTTGCTTCGACAAGTGATTGACGAGGCTAAGCATAACCATGGTGGGGCTCGCCCAACTCTTGTTCTGTGTGCTATGTCTGGGAGGGTTGATGGCTACAAGACTCTCAAATGGATAGCCGAGACCAAGCTTGGTCTGGTGACTCAGTGTTTCTTGACCAATTCCGCCAGTAGAGGAGGTGACCAGTATCTGGCAAATCTCGCCCTCAAGATCAATGCAAAAGTTGGCGGAAGTAATGTTGAGCTGATGGATAGTGGCTACTCTTTCTTCAAAAGAGAGGACGAGGTCATGTTCATTGGTGCTGACGTCAACCATCCTGCTGCTCGAGACACGACGAGCCCCTCCATTGTTGCTGTTGTGGGCACTCTAAACTGGCCTGAAGCTAACCGTTACGCAGCTAGAGTCATTGCACAGCCTCGCCGGAAAGAGGAGATTCAAGGATTTGGTGACACGTGCTTTGAGCTTGTTAAAGCTCATTATCAGGTCACAAGGAAACGGCCTAACAAGATTGTTATCTTCCGTGATGGTGTCAGTGATGGTCAGTTCGACATGGTTCTTAATCGTGAGTTGCTTGATGTGAAGCTTACTTTTGAGAGGGACAACTACTTCCCCAAGATTACTGTAATCGTGGCGCAGAAACGTCATCAAACCCGTTTCTTCCCTGATACACCCAATGACGGAAGTGACAAGGGAAATGTTCCTTCAGGTACGGTGGTCGATACCAAAGTCATCCACCCGTTTGAGTACGATTTCTACCTCTGCAGTCACCATGGAGGCATAGGGACAAGCAAGCCCACTCATTATTATGCCCTTTGGGACGAACTCGACTTCACTTCAGATCAGATGCAGAAGCTTATCTTCGACATGTGCTTCACTTTCACTCGCTGCACCAAACCTGTGTCTCTCGTTCCTCCAGTCTACTATGCGGACATGGTCGCATTTAGAGGAAGAATTTACCACGAGGCGAGTTCACGGGAGAAGAACATTAGGCAGCCACGAGGAGCGCCTCCCCCACCGGCCGATTCACTTTCTGCTCTGACTTTGGAGGACAAAGCAATATTCAAGTTGCACAAGGAGCTTGAGAACGTTATGTTCTTTGTCtga
- the LOC125598498 gene encoding probable ubiquitin-conjugating enzyme E2 26 — translation MEPDVVEIAPPLFPSGSRTRKPRKAGIPEVIDVEHYEFRNANLVDKKNKGKAIQDGSLYDHLADEEVVMSTTQPWGFPSSSSKRSRRSSSASSSRPRAAVEVVVSSAQANFLRDFKRFDTVDNFSKHHYASQGNASKQHSRTWVKKIQADWKILENDLPETISVRACESRMDLLRAVIVGAEGTPYHEGLFFFDIHFPDTYPSVPPMVHYHSGGLRINPNLYNCGKVCLSLLGTWNGNAREKWLPQESTMLQLLVSIQALILNQKPYFNEPAYERTKGTPSGEAHSKFYSENVYVLSLRTMVYSMRKPPKHFEEFVRSHYFERAHDIVKASNAYIDGAPVGSIVKGGVQDIEESSENGSMKFRTEVATFMKTVVEELVKLGVKELEDKLKPPPNAEGSNKSNCKRSISSR, via the exons ATGGAGCCTGACGTGGTGGAGATCGCTCCTCCTCTGTTCCCTTCTGGTTCGAGAACTCGTAAACCTAGAAAG GCTGGAATTCCTGAAGTGATCGATGTGGAACACTATGAGTTTCGCAATGCTAACCTTGTCGATAAGAAGAACAAAGGGAAGGCTATACAAGACGGCTCCTTGTATGATCATTTGGCTGATGAAGAAGTGGTGATGTCTACTACTCAACCTTGGGGGTTTCCGAGTTCTAGCAGCAAGAGATCTAGAAGAAGCAGTTCCGCTAGCTCTTCTCGTCCTAGAGCTGCTGTGGAGGTTGTTGTTTCTTCAGCTCAGGCTAATTTTCTGAGGGACTTTAAAAGATTTGACACTGTTGATAATTTCTCAAAACATCACTATGCTTCTCAGGGGAACGCTTCAAAGCAG CACTCAAGGACTTGGGTGAAAAAGATTCAAGCAGACTGGAAGATTCTTGAGAATGATTTGCCAG aaacaatatCTGTGAGAGCCTGTGAATCAAGAATGGATCTTTTGAGAGCTGTAATTGTTGGAGCTGAGGGGACTCCTTACCATGAGGGTCTTTTCTTTTTCGATATTCACTTCCCTGACACCTATCCTTCAGTGCCACCA ATGGTTCATTACCATTCTGGTGGGCTTAGAATCAACCCAAATCTATACAACTGTGGTAAAGTATGCTTGAGTCTTCTCGGTACCTGGAATGGTAACGCTAGGGAGAAATGGCTCCCACAGGAGTCCACAATGTTACAGCTTCTCGTCTCAATCCAAGCACTCATCTTGAATCAAAAGCCTTACTTTAACGAACCTGCCTATGAGCGGACCAAGGGGACTCCATCAGGCGAGGCTCATTCCAAATTTTACAGTGAGAACGTATACGTTTTATCGTTGAGGACAATGGTTTACAGCATGAGAAAACCACCCAAG CACTTTGAAGAGTTTGTTCGCAGCCATTACTTTGAGCGGGCTCACGATATAGTGAAAGCGAGCAATGCTTATATAGATGGAGCTCCTGTTGGTTCTATAGTTAAAGGCGGTGTTCAAGACATTGAAGAAAGTAGCGAGAATGGTTCCATGAAGTTTAGGACCGAAGTGGCTACCTTTATGAAGACAGTTGTGGAAGAGTTGGTTAAGTTAGGTGTGAAGGAGCTTGAAGATAAACTGAAACCACCACCTAACGCAGAGGGCAGTAACAAATCAAACTGTAAGAGAAGCATATCATCGAGGTGA